The following proteins are encoded in a genomic region of Synechococcus sp. CBW1002:
- a CDS encoding IS3 family transposase produces MQVTQNALITAEIQLVFEQHRDYYGSSRLHRELMASGHRVFRHRVARLMRRAQLNGRTRKAFRPCRQDSGSAILPRAS; encoded by the coding sequence ATGCAGGTAACTCAGAACGCTCTGATTACCGCTGAGATTCAGTTGGTTTTCGAGCAGCATCGTGACTACTACGGTTCCTCGCGCTTGCACCGTGAACTGATGGCTTCCGGCCACAGGGTTTTTCGTCACCGCGTCGCCCGGCTCATGAGACGTGCACAGCTCAATGGCAGAACCCGCAAGGCGTTCCGGCCCTGCCGTCAGGACAGCGGTTCGGCGATATTACCTAGGGCCTCCTGA